In one Microbacterium invictum genomic region, the following are encoded:
- a CDS encoding YrdB family protein gives MSETPNVTPQQPQSPTEGRPAGTRAPLSGIDILAFLCELFAFVSLAFWGFVAWPLPWNIVAGIGAPVGAILIWALFVSPRAVFAVHPFVRAFVELLVYAAAVVAWWDLGAVWVGIVFGVIAVAAGVLAGRRQLAS, from the coding sequence GTGTCCGAGACCCCGAACGTGACGCCGCAGCAGCCGCAGTCCCCCACCGAGGGACGCCCCGCGGGCACCCGCGCGCCGCTGTCGGGAATCGACATCCTCGCCTTCCTGTGCGAGCTGTTCGCGTTCGTCTCGCTGGCCTTCTGGGGTTTCGTCGCCTGGCCCCTCCCCTGGAACATCGTCGCCGGCATCGGCGCCCCGGTGGGCGCGATCCTCATCTGGGCGCTGTTCGTCTCGCCGCGCGCCGTCTTCGCGGTGCACCCCTTCGTCCGGGCCTTCGTCGAGCTGCTCGTCTACGCCGCCGCCGTGGTCGCCTGGTGGGACCTCGGCGCGGTCTGGGTCGGCATCGTCTTCGGCGTGATCGCCGTGGCCGCCGGGGTGCTCGCCGGTCGACGGCAGCTGGCGTCGTGA